The bacterium genome contains the following window.
TCGCCTTCGTTCGGTTGCAACAAACACGCAAGCAATTTTAGCAACGTCGATTTCCCTGAACCATTAGGCCCAAGGATTGCGACGACTTCGCCGGGCATCGCTTGCAACGATAAATATTCGACCGCAACAACCGCGCCGAAGCGTTTTGTGAGATTTCGGATTTCCAATTTCATCGGCGGCTGTGCTTCATAAGGCAAAGTAAAAGAGTGGCACTAATAAGTAGAGTCAGAATCGTTGTGAAAATATGACTGTCGTGTCGATTCATTTTTAGTGATAGCGATGTAACTTCCCATCGTTGTGGTTTGGGATCGATGATATGTACCGCTTTTGTTTGTAATAATCCAATCGTATTCCAAAGGTAATGTGCCGGCGTCCCTTGCAGTAACCGCAGCAGCGGCTGTTCCCCTAACAATTGCTCGAACGGTTCATCGATTCGCATCGGAAGATCGACGATACCGTCGTCGTCGAAATCGACTCGATTGAGCGTACTCCAGTAATTGTTAAAAAACTTAGTGGTAAACCGCGGTTCGCGTGTGATGGTCTTTGTCTTGAGTGCAACGCTATTTGCTATGAAATCGTTTTGTACGACTTCGGTTTTACTGCAATTGGAAAACAACTCCATCGCAGTTCGATTTCGTTCGACGCGATTCTGCGACAATACACTCGCTCGAACATTCTCAATCAGAAACCCCGCTTCATTCGCTATGACGTTGTTTCCGGAAACTGTACAGCTCTCAATGTCCTGTAATAGTATCCCGTAAGCGTTTGCCCGCAAGTTATCGTGTAAGTAATTGCCACTTACGACGACACTCGCCGCATACATCACCGCAACCCCGACAAAGCTCTCCGATACGCGATTGTTGGCGCATACTTGGTTCCGGGAATTCATGTAATGAACTCCGTATCGAACAGTTGTCGCACGATTCGCTACCGTCTTTCCACCATCGCACACATCGAAGTAAACGCCATCCAACCCACCATGAAATTCATTCGCAGTTATTGTTGCTCCGTTGGTAAGATACAAGTGAATGGCATTGCCATTTTCCCGCTCGGGACGGTCGTTGCGACCGGTAAAGCGATTGTTGGTTATCGTCGCAAAGTGCGCTCGCTCCAGATAAATACCATGACAATAATCCTGAAACTTGCAGTCAAATATTCTTGCATTAAGCGCATACACCGCGATTGCCGCATCGCTTTCCACCGGATTCGTGCCGGATCCTTCAACCGTTATGCCACCAATGCTGACATGATTTCCTAAAATCTTGAGAACTTGACCAGTGCGATCACCACGAATGATGGCTCCCGGTTCACCAAGGATTGCGACTGAGTCGGTTTCAACACGAATCGACTTAATTTGGTGAACTCCGTTTTTCAAAAGCAGCGTATCGCCAACATGTAATGCGTTTACTGAGGAGGCGAGTGTTCCGGGAAGTGTGAAAACGAGACGCGACCAACTCGGCTGTACATACAACAGCAGAACTGCATAAGCAAAAACACAGCAAGAAAGTTTCGTGAAATATTTCTTCATTATGAAACAAGTATACAAACGTTTCTAAAGCGCGTCAACTCACAGAGTACAATTGCGATAGATACTCCGGTTGATAATACGAAGTGAATTCTGTATCGTACAGGATAGAAAAGGAGCACGAATGAGCAACGATTGTTGTCAGTGGGCGCAGTCGAATCCATATTTGCGCAAATATCACGACGAAGAATACGGCGTACCGATCCATAACGATAACCAGTTATTCGAGCGGTTGGTTCTGGAACAGATGCAGGCGGGGCTGTCGTGGTTGATCGTTCTCAAAAAACGCGATGCGTTGGTGCAAGCATTCCACGAATTCGAAATTGAAAAAGTTGCGAAGTACGATGATAACGATATCCAGCGTCTCTTGGCTAACGAGGGCATTATCCGCAACCGACGAAAGATTGCCGCAGCAATCAGCAATGCAGTGATACTCGCCGATTGGCACCGGACTCGTAACACATTCGACGCTTGGCTGCGGGAACGTTCGCGTAGGAACTTGGACTTGCCGGCGTGGGTTAAAGAGTTTCGCGCGGTCTTTGCGTTCACAGGTACCGAAATTGTCAAGGAATTCTTGTACAGTATCGGAATATTTTCTATCGAGCATGAGCCGCAATGCTTTTTGGCGAAAGTGCGGAACCACCCAGTCTTTGATTCGGAGGAATAGTGCAATACCGGAAATTGGGCAATAGTGATCTTACCGTGTCGAATCTATGTTTAGGTACGATGACGATGGGATGGGCAAACGACGAAACGGAATCACATCAAATTCTTGACCGCGCAGTCGAAGCGGGTATTACTTTCATTGACACCGCCGATATTTATAGCCGTTGGGTCGAAGGAAATCCCGGCGGCGTTTCCGAAACTTACATTGGCAATTGGTTGAAGCGAAAACGTTCGATCGGCAGTCTAAGCGACAAACTTGTGATTGCGACCAAAGTGCGTGGAAGAATGTGGGAAGGCGAAGATGGCGAAGGGCTTTCGGAACGCCACATCATGCGCGCTGTCGAAGACTCGTTGCGACGATTGCAAATCGAGACCATCGATCTTTATCAGTGTCACGCTCCCGATCCCAATACTCCCATAGAAGAAACCTGGCACGCATTGGCGAAACTGGTGCGCGATGGAAAAGTCCGTTGGCTTGGTCTATCGAATTTCAGCGGAGCGCAGCATCGGGAAATCATCGCCATCGCAGATCGTGACGGGTTACCACGTCCGGTATCGACCCAACCGAAATACAATCTTACAGTGCGTAACGAAGTCGAAGTCGATTTACTACCGGTTGTGAAAGAAGCGAATATTGGAATGATTCCATACAGCCCACTCGAAGGTGGGTTACTCACCGGTAAGTATCGACCGAATGCCACGTTGCCGGATCGTTCGCGGCATACCTTGAACGGACGCGCACCAGACAAACTAACACCAACAGTTGTAAAGACGTTAGGAGTGATGGATGCGATTGCTAAGAAACGGCGATTTCCGCTCGCTCAAATTGCCCTCGCTTGGATGTTGGCACGGGATTGGATGACAAGTCCAATCATCGGAGCCACTTCGATCAAGCAATTGGAAGAATCGTTACCAGCTTCTGACATCAAGCTGTCAAAGGAGGAAGTCGCCGAGCTTGATGTGGCTTCGTGGGAAGAAGAGCTTCCCGTTTCTTTCGGAAATCGGACATAATGTTCTGGCTGGTTGTGACACTAACCAGACATTTACCATAACAAAAAGGGTACCGACT
Protein-coding sequences here:
- a CDS encoding right-handed parallel beta-helix repeat-containing protein codes for the protein MKKYFTKLSCCVFAYAVLLLYVQPSWSRLVFTLPGTLASSVNALHVGDTLLLKNGVHQIKSIRVETDSVAILGEPGAIIRGDRTGQVLKILGNHVSIGGITVEGSGTNPVESDAAIAVYALNARIFDCKFQDYCHGIYLERAHFATITNNRFTGRNDRPERENGNAIHLYLTNGATITANEFHGGLDGVYFDVCDGGKTVANRATTVRYGVHYMNSRNQVCANNRVSESFVGVAVMYAASVVVSGNYLHDNLRANAYGILLQDIESCTVSGNNVIANEAGFLIENVRASVLSQNRVERNRTAMELFSNCSKTEVVQNDFIANSVALKTKTITREPRFTTKFFNNYWSTLNRVDFDDDGIVDLPMRIDEPFEQLLGEQPLLRLLQGTPAHYLWNTIGLLQTKAVHIIDPKPQRWEVTSLSLKMNRHDSHIFTTILTLLISATLLLCLMKHSRR
- a CDS encoding DNA-3-methyladenine glycosylase I, whose translation is MSNDCCQWAQSNPYLRKYHDEEYGVPIHNDNQLFERLVLEQMQAGLSWLIVLKKRDALVQAFHEFEIEKVAKYDDNDIQRLLANEGIIRNRRKIAAAISNAVILADWHRTRNTFDAWLRERSRRNLDLPAWVKEFRAVFAFTGTEIVKEFLYSIGIFSIEHEPQCFLAKVRNHPVFDSEE
- a CDS encoding aldo/keto reductase — encoded protein: MQYRKLGNSDLTVSNLCLGTMTMGWANDETESHQILDRAVEAGITFIDTADIYSRWVEGNPGGVSETYIGNWLKRKRSIGSLSDKLVIATKVRGRMWEGEDGEGLSERHIMRAVEDSLRRLQIETIDLYQCHAPDPNTPIEETWHALAKLVRDGKVRWLGLSNFSGAQHREIIAIADRDGLPRPVSTQPKYNLTVRNEVEVDLLPVVKEANIGMIPYSPLEGGLLTGKYRPNATLPDRSRHTLNGRAPDKLTPTVVKTLGVMDAIAKKRRFPLAQIALAWMLARDWMTSPIIGATSIKQLEESLPASDIKLSKEEVAELDVASWEEELPVSFGNRT